One Mangifera indica cultivar Alphonso chromosome 4, CATAS_Mindica_2.1, whole genome shotgun sequence genomic region harbors:
- the LOC123214608 gene encoding metalloendoproteinase 5-MMP-like, whose protein sequence is MKMRYHHLLVSVVIVISLSPAPISAHFLPNISSIPSWLLPNATKKAPWDVFKNFTGCRPGDKINGLNKIKQYFHYFGYIPELPPNITDDFDDSLESAIKTYQRNFNLETTGQLDSQTVQQILRPRCGNPDVVNGSTTMNSGKPVSYNTSHLHTVGHYSYFPGRPLWPSNRRDLTYAFLPQNQLTDEAKQIFANAFEKWSQVIPMTFTQSDDYTGADIRIGFFSGDHGDGEPFDGVLGTLAHAFSPPSGRFHLDEDENWVISGDVTKATVSSAVDLESVAVHEIGHLLGLGHSSDKNAIMYPTISSGTRKVELASDDVVGIQSLYGSNPNYNGSAATSVQQGETGESSGAYSVGTWWGLTALLAGGVLDIIFY, encoded by the coding sequence atgaagatgaggTATCATCATCTTTTAGTGTCGGTGGTTATAGTTATTTCGCTTTCACCGGCTCCAATTTCAGCTCATTTCTTACCAAACATATCGTCAATCCCCTCATGGTTACTCCCGAACGCCACCAAAAAAGCCCCATGGGATGTGTTCAAGAACTTCACCGGCTGTCGTCCCGGTGACAAGATCAACGGCTTAAACAAGATCAAGCAGTACTTTCACTACTTCGGTTACATTCCAGAGTTGCCCCCAAACATCACTGACGATTTTGATGATTCTCTGGAATCGGCCATTAAGACCTACCAGAGAAACTTCAATCTTGAAACCACCGGTCAACTCGATAGTCAAACTGTTCAACAAATCCTACGGCCCAGATGTGGCAATCCCGACGTGGTCAACGGCTCAACGACTATGAACTCTGGCAAACCAGTGTCGTATAACACCAGTCACCTCCACACAGTTGGCCATTATAGTTACTTTCCCGGCAGGCCTCTTTGGCCGTCAAACCGGCGAGATTTGACATACGCGTTTCTACCACAGAACCAATTGACTGATGAAGCGAAGCAAATTTTCGCAAACGCCTTTGAGAAGTGGTCACAAGTGATCCCGATGACATTCACTCAAAGCGATGATTACACAGGCGCCGATATCAGGATCGGGTTCTTCTCCGGTGATCACGGCGACGGAGAGCCGTTTGACGGAGTTCTGGGAACGTTGGCACACGCCTTCTCCCCGCCTAGTGGACGGTTCCACTTGGACGAAGACGAAAACTGGGTGATCTCCGGCGATGTAACGAAAGCCACAGTGAGTTCAGCGGTTGATCTAGAATCAGTTGCCGTACATGAAATCGGACACCTCTTAGGACTGGGACATTCGTCGGATAAAAATGCAATAATGTACCCAACGATATCTTCAGGAACCAGAAAAGTCGAATTGGCGAGTGATGATGTGGTGGGAATCCAGTCCTTATATGGAAGTAATCCCAATTACAACGGCTCAGCTGCGACGTCAGTTCAGCAGGGGGAAACCGGTGAGAGTAGTGGGGCCTACAGTGTGGGGACCTGGTGGGGCCTCACTGCATTATTGGCGGGTGGggttttagatattattttttattga